From Gimesia panareensis, the proteins below share one genomic window:
- a CDS encoding HEAT repeat domain-containing protein: MRCWLLRLSGCLLLLGSLSAPAWALGEEDFGNKPLNAANFKDWPGIMPVVNDTHRVYHTWVNGNEHCYYRGDIAALNAALKHFADTPEKVHEVILLPGPVEVNSFQKSKFVTYNWSLHLVGGIAKAVAEKSQEDGFWSKYPVLTVYVGETIQLDQLKLPQGVKALELADLEARYLKGLSSGDPTVRGLSMGSLAVLNPFSKRNMKAIAALMNDPNLWFRLNSVGALAEFGRLAQGELPALREALKTEDGHLRTQIEKTIEAIETAPDRTLAAKRHRELQLKIHQYCEGLGE, from the coding sequence ATGCGGTGCTGGTTATTGCGTTTGAGCGGGTGTCTATTGTTGCTGGGAAGTCTGTCTGCGCCGGCGTGGGCTCTGGGGGAAGAGGACTTTGGGAATAAGCCCTTGAATGCAGCAAACTTCAAAGACTGGCCGGGCATCATGCCGGTGGTGAATGATACGCATCGCGTGTATCACACGTGGGTGAATGGCAACGAGCATTGTTATTATCGCGGGGATATCGCAGCACTGAATGCCGCGTTAAAGCACTTTGCTGACACGCCCGAAAAGGTTCACGAAGTCATCCTGCTGCCGGGGCCGGTTGAAGTAAACTCGTTTCAAAAATCGAAGTTTGTGACTTATAACTGGAGTCTGCATCTGGTTGGCGGGATTGCGAAAGCGGTGGCGGAAAAATCTCAGGAGGACGGTTTCTGGAGCAAGTATCCGGTGTTGACAGTTTATGTCGGGGAGACGATTCAACTCGACCAGCTCAAGCTTCCCCAGGGGGTCAAAGCGCTGGAACTGGCTGATCTGGAAGCACGGTATCTGAAGGGGCTGTCCAGTGGCGATCCGACCGTGCGGGGTTTGAGCATGGGGTCTCTGGCGGTGTTGAATCCGTTCAGCAAACGCAATATGAAAGCGATTGCGGCGCTGATGAACGATCCGAATTTGTGGTTCCGCCTGAATTCTGTCGGGGCACTGGCTGAGTTCGGCAGACTGGCGCAAGGTGAACTGCCCGCTTTACGTGAGGCACTGAAGACCGAAGACGGGCATTTGCGCACACAGATCGAGAAGACGATCGAAGCGATCGAAACGGCGCCCGACCGGACCCTGGCTGCGAAACGGCACCGGGAACTGCAGCTGAAGATCCATCAGTATTGTGAGGGGCTGGGGGAGTGA
- a CDS encoding LamG domain-containing protein, which yields MRYQAALLSCCFLVSLLMNLSGQAEEPQPYAPQTGKHSLEFKGKGQVIIPKLRYDGSHPITLEAWAMPYDREEEVIRSSVVANLQLAGVGLHYSGGKWMAHFNEGRDSNYGYVSTVSNEDAVNNQPVHLAAVYDGSSFKLYVDGKQQDWVGQVTLTHVPSPYDFMVGADPNGKGKPHQFFVGAIDEVRISNVARYTEDFKPARRFQPDKETLVLYHFDEGVGDVAHDASGNHRDGKIKGAKWIKQIKKDEK from the coding sequence ATGAGATATCAAGCTGCGCTGCTTTCGTGTTGTTTCCTGGTCAGTCTGCTGATGAATCTGTCCGGGCAGGCAGAGGAGCCGCAGCCTTATGCTCCCCAGACAGGAAAGCACAGCTTGGAATTCAAAGGCAAGGGACAGGTGATTATTCCGAAGCTGCGGTATGACGGCAGTCATCCGATTACGCTGGAGGCGTGGGCCATGCCTTATGACCGGGAAGAGGAGGTCATCCGGTCTTCAGTAGTAGCGAACCTGCAGCTGGCAGGGGTGGGGCTGCATTATTCGGGGGGAAAGTGGATGGCCCACTTCAATGAAGGTCGCGATTCGAACTATGGCTATGTTTCGACGGTTTCGAACGAGGATGCGGTCAACAACCAGCCGGTGCACCTGGCGGCGGTGTATGACGGGAGCAGTTTCAAACTGTATGTCGACGGCAAACAGCAGGATTGGGTTGGCCAGGTGACGCTGACGCATGTGCCTTCCCCGTATGATTTTATGGTGGGAGCCGACCCGAATGGCAAGGGAAAGCCGCACCAGTTTTTTGTGGGGGCGATCGATGAAGTCCGCATCTCCAATGTGGCCCGCTACACGGAAGATTTTAAACCCGCGCGCCGATTTCAGCCGGACAAGGAGACGCTGGTGCTGTATCACTTTGACGAGGGCGTGGGGGATGTGGCCCATGATGCGTCGGGTAATCACCGTGACGGGAAGATCAAAGGAGCGAAGTGGATTAAGCAGATCAAAAAAGATGAGAAGTAG
- a CDS encoding DUF4272 domain-containing protein has protein sequence MQTTESVAKRALCIGLMAMRAQAENGISYEEGEESEHFRQFGAGLLKWAERFEISRLLSAAELELHNQPLGEWEYGTIFETFWRIEALKALLWSIGLIEEMPSYFSVGNPNAAYSLVPINQPPEEFLGKAKLRSEDVIKAERHQAQFLNWRARTEVLRLQGVAPPPGDSYEATVRRALHGIEQEGINVDHDGVDLLIDGQRLIDLEGETKGNIASICYERQLALEWVCADEEADWDRTKCNT, from the coding sequence ATGCAGACGACGGAGAGTGTAGCGAAACGTGCGTTGTGTATTGGCCTGATGGCAATGCGGGCCCAGGCGGAGAATGGCATATCCTATGAAGAGGGTGAAGAGTCGGAACATTTCCGTCAGTTTGGCGCTGGCCTGCTGAAGTGGGCCGAGCGGTTTGAGATTTCCAGGTTACTTTCCGCAGCGGAACTCGAATTGCACAATCAACCGCTGGGAGAGTGGGAGTATGGCACAATCTTTGAGACGTTCTGGCGTATTGAGGCATTGAAAGCATTGCTCTGGTCGATCGGGTTGATCGAGGAGATGCCGAGTTACTTCTCGGTCGGGAATCCGAATGCGGCCTACTCACTGGTTCCCATCAATCAGCCGCCAGAGGAATTTCTGGGGAAGGCCAAACTCCGCAGCGAGGACGTGATTAAAGCGGAACGCCATCAGGCTCAGTTTCTTAACTGGCGAGCCCGCACCGAAGTGCTGCGCCTGCAGGGAGTGGCGCCACCGCCGGGCGACAGTTATGAAGCGACAGTCCGCCGTGCCCTGCACGGAATTGAACAGGAAGGGATCAACGTTGACCATGACGGGGTCGACCTGCTGATCGACGGGCAACGGCTGATTGACCTGGAGGGGGAAACAAAGGGCAATATTGCTTCGATCTGTTACGAGCGTCAACTGGCACTGGAATGGGTCTGTGCGGACGAAGAAGCAGACTGGGATCGGACGAAGTGTAATACGTAA
- a CDS encoding IS1380 family transposase, translating to MGDSQNQDLRVSFDSRLKLKFCGSQVTTDAGLLAYRELDAALGLTEMGGDVLSDSRPGRNKQHQLVPLLRQSIYSRLAGYEDVNDAERLCVDPVLRHVVGGRASQPDKQAASSSEVGRFETQILSTQRNLTALMKLSGRWINNLHRRRPLKELILDLDSSVSETYGRQQGAAYNGHFACLCYHPLFLFNQHGDLEYAMLRRGNKASAKYWRKVLLPVIERYRHLDIPKFFRGDAAFAIPALYRVLEKADYRYAIRLKANAVLEREISHLLTRPVGRPSHKPKVCYHSFQYQAKSWQRSRRVVAKVEWHAGELFPRVGFIVTNLNQHSKNVVKFYNGRGTAEQWIKEGKNAVRWTKLSCRTFKDNQARLQLFALAYNLGNFLRRLALPKPIQNWSLTTLREKLVKVGAKVTRHAKYVFFQLAEVAVPRRLFAAILDRIARLAIPPPVTHDVKRKYIK from the coding sequence ATGGGTGACAGCCAAAACCAGGATTTACGGGTCAGTTTTGACAGCCGATTGAAGCTGAAGTTCTGCGGCAGTCAGGTCACCACCGATGCGGGACTACTGGCCTATCGGGAACTGGATGCAGCGCTCGGTCTGACGGAAATGGGCGGAGATGTGCTGAGCGATTCACGCCCGGGCCGCAACAAGCAGCACCAACTCGTGCCGCTGTTGCGTCAGTCGATCTACAGCCGACTGGCAGGCTACGAAGATGTCAATGACGCTGAGCGCTTGTGTGTGGACCCGGTGCTACGCCACGTGGTTGGCGGAAGGGCGAGTCAGCCGGATAAACAAGCGGCGTCAAGCAGCGAGGTGGGCCGTTTCGAGACGCAGATACTCAGCACGCAGCGCAATCTCACGGCACTGATGAAGCTCTCCGGACGCTGGATCAACAACCTCCACCGGCGGCGACCGCTCAAAGAACTCATCCTGGATCTGGACAGCTCGGTCAGTGAGACCTACGGCCGGCAACAGGGCGCGGCCTACAACGGCCACTTTGCATGCCTCTGTTACCATCCGCTGTTTCTGTTCAACCAGCATGGTGATCTGGAGTACGCGATGCTGCGGCGTGGCAACAAGGCCAGCGCGAAATACTGGCGGAAGGTGCTACTGCCGGTGATCGAACGGTATCGGCATTTGGACATTCCGAAGTTCTTCCGCGGCGATGCGGCGTTCGCCATTCCAGCGCTGTATCGTGTGCTGGAGAAAGCAGACTATCGTTACGCCATTCGCCTCAAAGCCAACGCCGTATTGGAGCGGGAAATCTCGCATTTGCTCACCCGTCCGGTCGGACGGCCTTCCCACAAGCCCAAGGTCTGTTATCACAGCTTCCAATATCAAGCAAAATCATGGCAGCGATCGCGTCGCGTGGTGGCCAAAGTTGAGTGGCACGCAGGCGAACTGTTCCCGCGTGTTGGATTCATCGTGACCAACTTGAACCAGCACTCGAAGAACGTCGTGAAGTTCTACAACGGTCGGGGCACCGCCGAGCAGTGGATCAAGGAAGGCAAGAACGCCGTCAGATGGACGAAGCTCTCCTGCCGGACGTTCAAAGACAACCAAGCTCGGTTGCAACTGTTCGCCTTAGCTTATAACCTCGGCAATTTCCTGCGGCGGCTGGCCTTGCCCAAGCCTATACAGAACTGGTCGCTGACGACGCTGCGGGAGAAGCTGGTCAAGGTTGGGGCCAAGGTAACCCGGCATGCCAAGTACGTATTCTTTCAACTGGCCGAAGTGGCTGTGCCACGGAGATTGTTCGCCGCAATTCTTGATCGGATTGCACGACTGGCAATTCCGCCGCCGGTCACGCATGACGTGAAGCGGAAGTATATCAAATAG
- a CDS encoding ankyrin repeat domain-containing protein encodes MNLRDAVETDNYELVKSVLAQSSEPGQEELSAALTASVDCEDLRIIQLLIEHGADINFRSKESPDRYPPLLWAVEEGRPDVIQLLAAYGADLNIQSSVGNTALHLALDIEMVTASEWIEPPEMEISKLLYDSGADPTIRNQKGISCIGMVRERNFPEALALFLKRYPEHG; translated from the coding sequence ATGAACTTAAGAGATGCCGTTGAAACAGATAATTACGAGCTGGTCAAATCTGTTTTAGCACAAAGTTCCGAGCCAGGTCAGGAAGAATTGTCAGCGGCTTTAACTGCTTCCGTGGATTGCGAAGATTTAAGAATCATCCAGCTTTTGATTGAGCATGGTGCCGATATTAATTTTCGATCAAAAGAATCACCTGACAGATACCCTCCACTCTTATGGGCTGTTGAGGAAGGTCGTCCTGATGTCATTCAGTTGCTGGCAGCGTATGGAGCTGATCTGAATATTCAAAGCAGCGTTGGGAATACGGCGTTGCATCTGGCACTTGATATCGAGATGGTGACTGCCTCTGAATGGATTGAACCTCCCGAGATGGAGATCTCGAAGCTGTTGTATGACTCAGGGGCAGATCCCACCATTCGAAATCAGAAGGGAATATCATGTATCGGTATGGTGCGAGAGAGAAATTTTCCCGAAGCATTGGCGCTGTTTTTAAAACGTTACCCTGAGCACGGATGA
- the ilvD gene encoding dihydroxy-acid dehydratase, whose amino-acid sequence MSSDSQPILNRYSSRITQPRSQGASQAMLYATGMTEEDMNKAEVGISSVWYEGNSCNMHLNILAAKVKEGVEASGMVGMRFNTIGVSDGISMGTDGMSYSLQSRDLIADSIETVTCAQWYDANISLPGCDKNMPGCLIAMGRFNRPSLMVYGGTIAPGCLNNQKLDIVSAFQSYGEYLAGTIDDETRKQIVQKSCPGAGACGGMYTANTMASAIEALGMALPYSSSIPAEHPDKLDECFRAGAAIRKLLELDLKPRDIMTREAFENAMVLTVALGGSTNAVLHMLAIARAVDVELTIDDFQSVSDRIPLLADFKPSGKYVMADLQEQGGTPAVLKYLLEQGLINGDCMTVTGKTHAENLADLPGLKEGQDIVHSVDNPIKPSGHLQILKGNLAPTGAVAKITGKEGLRFEGTANVFDSEEDMLKALEDKKINKGDVIIIRYEGPKGGPGMPEMLTPTSAIMGAGLGKDVALLTDGRFSGGSHGFIVGHVTPEAQDGGPIALVKNGDKVVIDAENNRMDMDVSDAELEERRKAWTAPPFKYTRGTLYKYIKNVKSASEGCVTDE is encoded by the coding sequence ATGTCATCCGATTCCCAACCGATTCTGAACCGTTACAGTTCCCGCATCACCCAGCCCCGTTCGCAGGGGGCATCTCAGGCCATGCTGTATGCCACGGGCATGACTGAAGAAGATATGAACAAGGCAGAAGTCGGAATTTCCAGCGTCTGGTACGAAGGCAACTCCTGTAACATGCACCTCAATATTCTGGCTGCGAAGGTGAAGGAGGGGGTGGAAGCATCCGGCATGGTGGGCATGCGGTTCAACACGATCGGCGTGAGTGACGGGATCTCGATGGGAACCGACGGCATGTCGTACTCGCTGCAATCCCGCGACCTGATTGCGGACAGTATTGAAACGGTGACCTGTGCCCAGTGGTACGATGCGAACATTTCACTGCCCGGCTGTGACAAGAACATGCCCGGCTGTCTGATCGCGATGGGGCGTTTCAACCGTCCGTCGCTGATGGTCTACGGCGGAACGATCGCTCCCGGCTGCCTGAACAACCAGAAGCTGGATATCGTGTCTGCATTCCAGTCGTACGGGGAGTACCTGGCAGGAACGATTGACGACGAGACACGCAAGCAGATCGTGCAGAAGAGCTGTCCGGGCGCTGGTGCCTGCGGCGGGATGTATACCGCCAACACGATGGCGTCCGCAATCGAAGCACTGGGGATGGCACTGCCTTACAGTTCCTCGATTCCGGCTGAGCATCCCGACAAGCTGGATGAGTGTTTCCGGGCCGGGGCTGCGATCAGGAAGCTGCTGGAACTGGACCTCAAGCCGCGGGACATCATGACGCGGGAAGCCTTTGAAAATGCGATGGTGCTGACGGTGGCCCTGGGCGGTTCAACCAATGCCGTACTGCACATGCTGGCGATTGCCCGGGCCGTGGATGTGGAATTGACGATTGACGACTTCCAGTCGGTCAGCGACCGGATCCCGCTGCTGGCGGACTTCAAGCCCAGTGGTAAGTACGTGATGGCGGACCTGCAGGAGCAGGGGGGAACTCCGGCCGTGCTGAAGTACCTGCTGGAACAGGGACTGATCAACGGAGACTGCATGACCGTGACCGGCAAGACGCACGCCGAGAACCTGGCCGACCTGCCGGGCCTCAAAGAAGGACAGGATATCGTGCACTCGGTCGATAACCCGATCAAGCCGAGCGGCCACCTGCAGATTCTGAAAGGGAACCTGGCTCCGACTGGTGCGGTTGCCAAGATCACCGGTAAGGAAGGTCTGCGTTTCGAAGGAACCGCCAACGTGTTCGATTCCGAAGAAGACATGCTCAAGGCACTGGAAGACAAGAAGATCAACAAAGGAGATGTGATCATCATCCGCTACGAAGGCCCCAAGGGGGGACCGGGGATGCCGGAAATGCTGACGCCGACCTCTGCGATCATGGGAGCGGGTCTGGGTAAAGATGTGGCATTACTCACCGACGGTCGTTTCTCGGGCGGTTCGCACGGCTTCATCGTGGGTCACGTGACTCCCGAAGCCCAGGACGGCGGACCGATTGCCCTGGTAAAGAACGGGGACAAGGTGGTCATCGACGCCGAGAACAACCGGATGGACATGGATGTGAGCGACGCCGAACTGGAAGAACGCCGCAAAGCCTGGACGGCACCCCCGTTCAAATACACGCGGGGCACGCTGTATAAATACATCAAGAACGTGAAGTCTGCTTCCGAAGGTTGCGTGACGGACGAGTAG
- a CDS encoding putative quinol monooxygenase translates to MFCLNVILSLKDAADATEIEGLLAEACRLSRTEPGCLRFDVYHSEADPATFVLVEHWASEQAWQDHREEKAFKEIYEPQVLPRVERVPHRVKLLVE, encoded by the coding sequence ATGTTTTGTCTCAATGTGATTCTGTCTTTGAAGGACGCTGCGGACGCAACTGAAATCGAAGGTCTGCTGGCAGAAGCCTGTCGCCTGTCGAGAACGGAGCCGGGCTGTCTGCGATTTGACGTCTATCATTCGGAAGCCGATCCGGCGACATTCGTGCTGGTAGAACACTGGGCCAGCGAACAGGCCTGGCAGGACCACCGCGAAGAAAAAGCGTTCAAGGAAATCTACGAACCGCAGGTACTGCCTCGTGTCGAACGGGTGCCCCACCGGGTGAAACTGCTGGTCGAATAA